The Microbulbifer sp. YPW1 genome contains a region encoding:
- a CDS encoding aldehyde dehydrogenase family protein, translated as MEKLRCISPIDNSLYIERPLATDYEIQNALNLAQRAQPGWAEVPLQQKVALVRGAVSVLQQKKPALAEEICWQMGRPIACAGGEIDGFAERALAMAALAESALADIQLPEKTGFQRFIRRVPLGVSFIIAPWNYPYLTAVNAVVPALLAGNSVLLKHSAQTPLCAERMVEAFSEAGLPEGVFQYLHLGHRDAEQIIIGSDVQHVAFTGSVAGGAAVETAAAGRFISLGLELGGKDPAYVRSDADIEYAVASVVDGAFFNSGQSCCGIERAYVHHSLFDEFIERAIPLIQQYRLGRSDEPDTTLGPLVRAGAADFVRDQIDEAVQQGALAHIDGGDFALDRRGSAYMAPQLLTGVNHEMRVMSEESFGPVLGVMSVADDNEALALMNDSEYGLTAAIYSADSEAAIALGNRLHTGTVFLNRCDYLDPELAWTGVRKSGRGCTLSSVGFEHVTRPKSFHLKTTL; from the coding sequence ATGGAAAAACTTCGCTGTATTTCCCCGATTGATAACAGTCTGTACATCGAGCGCCCCCTCGCGACTGACTATGAAATCCAGAATGCGCTGAACCTCGCCCAGCGCGCACAGCCAGGCTGGGCAGAGGTGCCGCTGCAGCAGAAAGTAGCGCTGGTGCGTGGGGCCGTGTCGGTGCTGCAACAGAAAAAGCCCGCGTTGGCCGAGGAGATCTGCTGGCAGATGGGGCGCCCCATTGCGTGTGCCGGCGGCGAGATCGATGGCTTTGCCGAACGTGCGCTGGCCATGGCCGCGCTGGCGGAATCCGCGCTGGCAGATATCCAGCTGCCGGAGAAAACCGGATTTCAGCGTTTTATCCGGCGGGTGCCTCTGGGCGTCTCTTTTATTATCGCGCCCTGGAATTACCCGTACCTGACCGCGGTCAACGCGGTGGTGCCAGCATTGCTTGCCGGCAACAGCGTACTGCTCAAACACTCGGCGCAAACCCCTTTGTGTGCCGAGCGCATGGTCGAGGCATTTAGCGAGGCGGGGTTGCCGGAAGGGGTGTTCCAGTATCTGCATCTCGGGCACCGCGATGCCGAGCAGATCATTATTGGCAGTGACGTCCAGCATGTGGCGTTTACCGGTTCTGTGGCCGGGGGCGCTGCGGTAGAAACGGCCGCCGCGGGACGGTTTATTTCCCTGGGGCTGGAGCTCGGCGGCAAAGATCCGGCGTATGTCCGTTCCGATGCCGATATCGAGTATGCGGTGGCGTCGGTGGTGGACGGTGCTTTTTTCAATTCCGGGCAATCCTGCTGTGGTATCGAGCGCGCCTACGTTCATCACTCGCTATTCGATGAATTTATCGAGCGCGCGATACCCTTGATTCAACAGTATCGCCTCGGTCGATCAGACGAGCCGGATACCACCCTCGGTCCGCTGGTGCGGGCGGGTGCCGCGGATTTTGTGCGGGACCAGATTGATGAGGCCGTGCAGCAGGGGGCATTGGCTCACATCGATGGCGGGGATTTTGCATTGGATCGACGTGGCAGTGCCTATATGGCGCCGCAGTTACTCACCGGTGTGAATCACGAGATGCGCGTGATGAGTGAAGAGTCTTTCGGGCCGGTGCTGGGCGTGATGTCGGTCGCCGATGATAACGAGGCCCTGGCGTTGATGAACGACAGTGAATACGGCCTCACCGCTGCCATTTATTCCGCGGACTCGGAAGCGGCGATTGCCCTTGGGAATCGTTTGCACACCGGCACGGTATTTCTCAACCGGTGCGACTATCTGGATCCGGAGCTGGCCTGGACCGGGGTCCGAAAATCCGGTCGCGGCTGTACCCTGTCGAGTGTCGGCTTTGAACATGTGACGCGCCCGAAATCTTTCCACCTGAAAACAACCTTGTAA
- a CDS encoding choline/ethanolamine kinase family protein gives MTLPPADFLPADWPLWSTSQPTLLKPLTLGLTNRSFLLAAGEDRLVLRLNSPISDALDLNRPAEAEALHLADTEGLCAPLVYCDPEYRYLVTRYISGTPLTLAENTGIAQIAQLLQDIHRLPPIAAQLDIEQKIASYWTSINTDDAFFESLRTLQRRVQSSIVATRNCASSPALCHNDLLADNLLISESGRLYAIDWEYAASGDPFYDLAVIAEGYDLDSAQQSHLLQQYLAQPVDNEEMARLDHWRVIYRYLSILWYAVQASNSDDHAEKQNFSAVLRREIEAIRKALSRSGH, from the coding sequence GTGACGCTCCCACCGGCTGATTTCCTGCCTGCCGACTGGCCTCTGTGGAGCACTAGCCAACCGACGCTGCTCAAGCCCCTCACCCTGGGCCTGACCAATCGCAGCTTCCTGCTGGCAGCGGGCGAGGACAGGTTGGTACTGCGGCTCAATTCCCCGATCAGTGATGCTTTGGACCTGAACCGCCCCGCGGAAGCGGAGGCATTACATCTGGCGGACACGGAAGGGCTCTGCGCGCCGCTGGTGTACTGCGACCCCGAATACCGCTACCTGGTCACCCGCTATATTTCCGGTACACCGCTGACGCTGGCGGAAAACACCGGAATTGCGCAAATTGCGCAGCTGTTGCAAGACATTCACCGGCTGCCGCCCATTGCCGCGCAGCTGGATATTGAGCAGAAAATTGCCAGCTACTGGACATCGATCAACACAGACGACGCTTTTTTCGAATCCTTGCGCACACTGCAGCGCAGGGTGCAGTCCAGTATTGTTGCGACACGAAATTGTGCATCCTCGCCTGCCCTGTGCCACAACGACCTGCTCGCCGACAACCTGCTGATTAGCGAGAGCGGGCGCCTGTACGCGATCGACTGGGAATATGCCGCGAGCGGTGATCCTTTTTACGATCTCGCGGTGATTGCCGAGGGTTACGACCTGGATTCCGCGCAGCAGTCGCACCTGCTGCAACAGTATCTGGCACAACCGGTGGATAACGAGGAAATGGCCCGACTGGACCACTGGCGAGTGATTTACCGTTACCTGTCGATACTCTGGTATGCGGTTCAGGCCTCCAATTCCGACGACCATGCGGAGAAGCAGAATTTTTCCGCCGTGCTGCGCCGTGAAATCGAAGCCATCAGGAAGGCGCTGTCCCGGTCAGGGCACTGA
- a CDS encoding TonB-dependent receptor, producing the protein MNFNHAIKPLTYSIGLAIALTSTSTTAESAIEEVVVTSQLREASQLDTPTSVSVLNSAAIETRGASNLEQLLNLAPNVNFSSGASRGRFVQIRGIGERSQFIDPVNPSVGLIVDGIDFTGLGLAASTLDMQQVEILRGPQGTVYGANALAGLVNMTSNAPSATPFAKVSAEAAQYGAHTLSAVTSGSLSEQLSYRFALQNQQSDGYVHNRYLGRKDTNNIDETVGRGKLRYQASDDLQLDFTVFYLDADNGYDAFTLDNSRNTLSDQPGWDRQETLAGAISSQWSGSDLFTLKSVLSAASSDTEYGYDEDWTHVGFHPWEYSSTDNYLRDRDNLSADVRLVSTNDSLLFGGSTGWVAGVYLRSEEEALERNASFASQFDTDNAAIYGQLNSAIGARFELITGLRLEQRSADYADSLAVTSDTREDLWGGNITLRFSASDTTMVYGTLSRGYKAGGVNGRIISASAGNPDIGSDTFLFDTESMLNYELGVKGDWLENRLQAQVAAFYQDRSDVQAKQSIFNPEDFSFDDYLANAAGGHSTGIEAEVTFQASDALQLFATFGWLNAEFEDFISSTHVDARDDNTGETSLVSLEGRDLAHAPNYQFFTGAEYALTANLMFRVEVEGKDDFYFSNSHNEKSTAYELVNARLTYRGDDWDISLWGRNLTDETIYTRGFYFSNQFGNNPANGYAPDAYYQLGEPRVAGVSASYTF; encoded by the coding sequence ATGAATTTCAACCACGCTATCAAACCACTGACATATTCGATCGGTCTTGCGATCGCACTCACCAGCACCTCCACCACTGCGGAGAGCGCCATCGAGGAAGTGGTTGTCACCAGCCAGCTGCGAGAGGCCAGCCAGCTCGACACGCCAACCAGCGTGAGTGTGCTGAATTCCGCGGCAATTGAAACCCGCGGCGCAAGCAACCTCGAGCAGCTACTGAACCTGGCCCCCAATGTGAATTTCTCCAGTGGCGCCTCTCGCGGGCGTTTCGTACAGATCCGCGGAATCGGCGAGCGCAGCCAGTTTATTGACCCGGTGAACCCCTCCGTGGGCCTGATCGTCGACGGTATCGATTTCACCGGCCTGGGCCTCGCCGCCAGCACCCTGGATATGCAACAGGTAGAAATCCTGCGCGGCCCGCAGGGAACGGTATACGGCGCCAACGCGCTGGCGGGCCTGGTCAACATGACCAGCAATGCACCCAGCGCAACCCCGTTTGCCAAAGTGTCTGCAGAGGCCGCCCAGTATGGCGCCCATACACTGTCCGCGGTAACCAGTGGCTCGCTGTCCGAGCAGCTGAGCTACCGCTTTGCCCTGCAGAATCAGCAGTCCGACGGCTATGTGCACAACCGTTACCTGGGCCGCAAGGACACCAACAACATCGATGAGACCGTGGGCCGCGGCAAGCTGCGCTATCAGGCCAGCGATGACCTGCAGCTGGACTTCACCGTTTTCTATCTGGATGCGGACAACGGTTACGATGCCTTCACCCTGGATAATTCCCGCAATACCCTGTCCGACCAGCCCGGCTGGGACCGCCAGGAAACCCTCGCGGGCGCGATCAGCAGCCAGTGGAGCGGCAGTGATCTGTTCACTCTGAAATCTGTACTGAGCGCCGCCAGCTCCGACACCGAATACGGCTACGACGAGGACTGGACCCACGTCGGCTTCCACCCCTGGGAGTACAGCTCCACAGATAACTACCTGCGCGACCGCGACAACCTGAGCGCGGACGTGCGCCTGGTTTCCACCAATGACAGCCTGCTGTTTGGCGGCAGTACCGGCTGGGTGGCCGGGGTTTACCTGCGTAGCGAGGAAGAAGCCCTGGAGCGCAATGCCAGCTTCGCCAGTCAGTTCGACACCGACAACGCGGCGATTTACGGACAGCTGAATAGCGCAATAGGTGCGCGCTTTGAACTGATTACCGGCCTGCGCCTGGAACAGCGCAGTGCGGATTACGCGGACTCCCTCGCGGTCACCAGCGACACCCGCGAAGACCTGTGGGGAGGCAATATCACCCTGCGCTTCAGCGCCAGCGACACCACCATGGTCTACGGCACCCTATCCCGCGGATACAAGGCGGGTGGCGTTAACGGGCGTATCATCTCCGCCTCTGCCGGCAATCCGGATATCGGCAGCGACACTTTCCTATTCGATACCGAAAGCATGCTGAACTACGAGCTGGGGGTAAAAGGCGACTGGCTGGAAAACCGCCTGCAGGCCCAGGTCGCCGCCTTCTACCAGGACCGCAGCGATGTCCAGGCCAAGCAGTCCATTTTCAATCCGGAGGATTTTTCCTTCGACGATTACCTGGCAAACGCAGCCGGAGGCCACAGTACCGGTATCGAAGCTGAAGTCACCTTTCAGGCAAGCGACGCCCTGCAACTGTTCGCCACTTTCGGCTGGCTGAATGCGGAATTCGAGGACTTTATCAGCAGCACCCACGTGGATGCCCGCGATGACAACACTGGTGAAACCTCGCTGGTCAGCCTCGAAGGCCGCGATCTGGCCCACGCCCCCAACTATCAGTTCTTCACCGGTGCCGAATATGCACTGACAGCGAACCTGATGTTCCGCGTGGAAGTGGAAGGCAAGGACGACTTCTATTTCTCCAACAGCCACAACGAAAAATCCACCGCCTATGAACTGGTCAACGCGCGTCTGACCTACCGCGGCGATGACTGGGATATTTCCCTGTGGGGACGCAATCTCACCGATGAGACAATCTACACCCGCGGCTTTTATTTCAGTAACCAGTTCGGTAACAACCCGGCCAATGGCTACGCGCCGGATGCCTACTACCAGCTGGGAGAGCCACGTGTGGCGGGTGTGTCCGCGAGCTATACTTTCTGA
- a CDS encoding iron-containing alcohol dehydrogenase → MTDVRVPHLSANWNYPTAIRAGAGRVRELPSLCFEFGMRAPLLVTDPGLASLPLINNILNLCEENGLRVDMFANIKGNPTGQNVIEGLTVFRTGEHDGVLAVGGGSALDAAKAIALMAGQSRPLWDFEDLEDNYLRVNEDAMAPVIAVPTTAGTGSEVGRSSVITDEEAEIKRIIFHPRMLPAQVILDPELTCGLPANITAATGMDALSHNLEAFCAPGFHPMAEGIALEAMRLISVYLPRVVANGNDLDARMQMLVASSMGATAFQRGLGAMHAMAHPLGALFDAHHGLLNAILMPYVLRANESAIGEPMERLARHLDLPNPGFGGVLEWVYQLRLDLGIPNTLQEIGIDGEQAERIGRMAVADAAAASNPVAFDAEDYRDIFLSALTGTAPS, encoded by the coding sequence ATGACTGACGTTCGTGTCCCACATCTCTCCGCCAACTGGAATTACCCCACGGCCATTCGCGCTGGTGCCGGGCGTGTGCGGGAGCTGCCATCCCTTTGCTTCGAGTTCGGCATGCGCGCTCCGCTGCTGGTGACCGATCCGGGACTGGCGTCGCTGCCGTTGATCAACAACATCCTCAACCTGTGCGAGGAAAACGGGCTGCGCGTCGACATGTTCGCCAACATCAAGGGCAACCCCACCGGCCAGAACGTGATTGAAGGCCTGACGGTATTCCGCACCGGTGAGCACGACGGGGTCCTCGCGGTGGGCGGTGGCTCCGCACTGGACGCGGCAAAAGCGATTGCGCTGATGGCGGGTCAGAGCCGCCCGCTGTGGGATTTTGAAGATCTGGAAGACAACTATCTGCGCGTAAATGAAGATGCCATGGCGCCGGTGATCGCGGTGCCTACCACCGCGGGCACCGGTTCCGAAGTGGGGCGCTCGTCGGTCATCACCGATGAGGAGGCCGAGATCAAACGGATTATCTTCCACCCCAGAATGTTACCTGCGCAGGTGATTCTGGATCCGGAGCTCACCTGCGGCCTGCCCGCCAATATTACCGCGGCCACGGGAATGGATGCTTTGTCCCACAATCTGGAAGCTTTCTGTGCGCCGGGCTTTCATCCCATGGCGGAGGGTATCGCACTGGAAGCAATGCGCCTGATCAGTGTGTATTTGCCCCGTGTGGTGGCCAATGGCAACGACCTGGACGCACGCATGCAGATGCTGGTGGCTTCCAGTATGGGGGCTACCGCATTCCAGCGCGGACTGGGCGCGATGCACGCAATGGCGCATCCGCTGGGGGCGCTGTTTGATGCGCATCACGGCCTGCTCAACGCGATCTTGATGCCCTATGTTCTGCGTGCCAATGAAAGCGCCATCGGCGAGCCCATGGAGCGGCTGGCGCGACATCTGGATCTGCCCAATCCGGGATTTGGCGGTGTGCTGGAGTGGGTCTATCAGTTGCGCTTGGACCTGGGGATTCCAAACACACTGCAGGAAATTGGTATCGATGGGGAGCAGGCGGAGCGGATCGGACGCATGGCGGTGGCCGATGCGGCGGCTGCCAGCAACCCGGTTGCGTTCGATGCCGAAGATTACCGGGATATTTTTCTCAGTGCCCTGACCGGGACAGCGCCTTCCTGA
- a CDS encoding LLM class flavin-dependent oxidoreductase, producing the protein MRAFSLLDLSPITEGSDARQALMNSLDLAQHAERFGYHRYWMAEHHNMTGVASAATAVALGHIAAGTERIRVAAGGVMLPNHAPLVIAEQFGTLAALYPDRVDLGLGRAPGTDGATMTALRRDPLHAADQFPQDVRELLHYFAPEKPGQRVRAVPGAGLQVPVWLLGSSLYSAQLAAAMGLPFAFASHFAPAMLDQALHLYREQFQPSEHLDAPYVAAAINVFTADDGDEARKLMTSIEQQFVALRRGTPGKIKPPVDDPESIAPPAERMQVAQALAESAVGTRDTVAAWIDRFVARTAVDELIVTGAIYDHTARLRSFELAAEVLRERVDG; encoded by the coding sequence ATGCGCGCATTCTCACTACTGGACCTCTCTCCGATTACCGAGGGCAGCGACGCCCGCCAGGCACTGATGAACTCTCTGGATCTGGCACAGCATGCGGAGCGCTTCGGATACCACCGTTACTGGATGGCCGAGCATCACAATATGACCGGTGTGGCGAGTGCGGCTACCGCGGTGGCTTTGGGGCACATCGCGGCGGGCACAGAGCGGATCCGCGTCGCCGCCGGTGGCGTCATGTTACCCAATCACGCACCACTGGTGATCGCCGAGCAGTTTGGCACCCTGGCGGCGCTCTATCCCGATCGTGTGGATCTGGGGCTGGGGCGCGCGCCGGGCACCGATGGCGCTACCATGACGGCGTTGCGCCGGGATCCCCTGCATGCGGCGGATCAGTTTCCGCAGGATGTGCGCGAGCTGCTGCACTACTTTGCCCCTGAAAAACCCGGGCAGCGGGTGCGCGCGGTGCCCGGAGCAGGGTTGCAGGTACCGGTCTGGCTGCTGGGCTCCAGCCTGTACAGCGCCCAGTTGGCGGCGGCGATGGGGCTGCCGTTTGCCTTCGCTTCGCACTTCGCTCCGGCCATGCTGGATCAGGCGCTGCATCTGTACCGCGAGCAGTTCCAGCCTTCCGAGCACCTGGATGCCCCCTATGTAGCCGCAGCGATCAATGTATTTACCGCAGATGACGGCGACGAGGCACGCAAGCTGATGACTTCCATCGAGCAGCAGTTTGTTGCCCTGCGCCGGGGCACCCCCGGCAAGATCAAGCCGCCGGTGGACGACCCGGAATCCATCGCGCCGCCCGCCGAGCGCATGCAGGTGGCGCAGGCCCTGGCGGAGAGCGCGGTGGGCACACGCGATACGGTGGCGGCATGGATTGATCGTTTTGTCGCGCGCACTGCGGTCGATGAGCTGATTGTCACCGGAGCTATCTACGATCACACGGCGCGGCTGCGTTCCTTCGAGCTGGCGGCGGAGGTGCTGCGGGAGCGTGTCGATGGCTGA
- the pnuC gene encoding nicotinamide riboside transporter PnuC yields the protein MFSPEVRDAITSSLAAMSLWELAAVILALAYLLLAMRENILCWYAAFASTAIYLFLFWDVSLLMESALQVFYLLIAVYGWWQWRHRNDASKERHIHRWRARTHLLAFSFIGLLTLLFGYVLDNYTSAALPYLDSFTTWGAVVTTYMVTRKVIENWLYWIVIDGAAIYLYIDRELYLTAVLFALYVILVVIGFFQWLSLYRKQQGMLHAGSPTNRVTPATEPHRDAPTG from the coding sequence ATGTTCAGCCCGGAAGTGCGCGACGCCATCACCAGTTCCCTTGCCGCCATGTCCCTGTGGGAGCTGGCAGCGGTGATACTCGCGCTCGCCTATCTGCTACTGGCGATGCGGGAAAATATCCTGTGCTGGTACGCGGCTTTCGCCAGCACGGCGATTTACCTGTTCCTGTTCTGGGACGTCAGCCTGCTGATGGAGTCCGCACTGCAGGTCTTCTACCTGTTGATTGCGGTATACGGCTGGTGGCAATGGCGACATCGCAACGATGCCAGCAAGGAACGCCATATTCACCGCTGGCGGGCCCGCACCCACCTGCTCGCCTTCAGTTTTATCGGACTGCTGACCCTGTTGTTCGGCTATGTGCTGGACAACTACACCAGCGCCGCCCTGCCCTATCTGGATTCCTTCACCACCTGGGGCGCCGTAGTGACTACCTACATGGTCACGCGCAAGGTCATCGAAAACTGGCTCTACTGGATTGTGATCGACGGTGCTGCCATTTACCTGTACATCGACCGCGAGCTGTACCTTACCGCGGTGTTGTTTGCGCTCTATGTGATCCTGGTAGTGATTGGATTCTTCCAGTGGCTTTCTCTCTACCGCAAACAGCAGGGCATGCTGCACGCGGGTTCTCCCACCAACCGCGTGACACCTGCCACCGAGCCCCACCGTGACGCTCCCACCGGCTGA